In Cyanobacterium sp. T60_A2020_053, a single genomic region encodes these proteins:
- a CDS encoding 50S ribosome-binding GTPase, with translation MLENIDLSQTFNIAILGRSNTGKSSLMNALLKLSRKEALQVSKVGIQPNLTKDFAIQKFFNDDIYLIDTPPIHDEYFENHKIINIINDMDLVILVIDGYPVYGHKYIFQKLSIYKSNVFVVLNGIDKWDNCFSDWINYTVSQWANYLNVDKIYLTCTRGYNPTEDSPKMDIRGVDLLRQDINNFVNQKIRQKHKNILMESAVKFKANENKDLLTSKDKKQIISTSELQSALKSCQQTAYISCEIALKYSNEINKILRNLIKSLDQEISISHQHKNKELKKSFDQVISAIKEILNKDIDELKSSLAKKKIHLSDYSIVLFGRTRAGKSTLREALTNGDGSTIGKGGQRTTRDVHEYQWNHLRLIDTPGIEAYNGEEDTHKATKKVDEADMVLFLTSDDSVQPGEFEEMARLTQINKPFIVLLNVKTKLETETQLNRFLTKPDRIFDQERLSGHHNHIQKCVSQHLNINQVQIIDIQARAGFLSNLPEYKNYKTKLWELSRLDQVYSIIAEDIYSNGNKRRASTFFDGTKVLINNIKQQLLIIKQDINSQITFLQKEEKELKKLFNDFIKDKDKKIDTDVRAIFSRFTQTIPAFIDETAGKKNAETKWKDKQKELEDKLKESIPTIFKTMEIELKEKLSEFEKEYSYDAKNINFNINFDKVNEGIFGNVLRGLGILLGAIGVAVFFSNPVIPAIGLGLTAIFNWISDKVKKDEKRKFNEEKEKRKNDLVAQLKKKEKELIIELQNEVKPKLKEIEKDILSPLEFSLKELSFINQQIFIAEQAIEKQLNELKNDHELMEQSFND, from the coding sequence ATGCTAGAAAATATCGATTTATCCCAAACCTTCAATATCGCCATTTTGGGAAGGAGTAACACAGGCAAAAGTTCCTTAATGAATGCCTTGTTAAAATTAAGTCGCAAGGAAGCCTTACAAGTCAGCAAAGTAGGAATACAACCTAACTTAACAAAAGATTTTGCGATTCAAAAATTTTTTAATGATGATATTTATTTAATTGATACCCCTCCTATACATGATGAATATTTTGAAAATCATAAAATCATAAATATAATCAATGATATGGATTTAGTCATTCTCGTTATTGACGGTTATCCAGTGTATGGACATAAATACATTTTTCAAAAACTAAGTATCTATAAATCTAATGTATTTGTTGTTTTAAATGGTATTGATAAATGGGATAACTGCTTTTCTGATTGGATAAATTATACCGTCTCTCAATGGGCTAACTATCTCAATGTTGATAAAATTTATTTAACTTGCACAAGAGGTTATAATCCCACAGAAGATAGCCCAAAAATGGACATTCGAGGAGTAGATTTATTGCGTCAAGATATTAATAATTTTGTTAACCAAAAAATTAGACAAAAACATAAAAATATTTTAATGGAATCAGCCGTTAAATTTAAAGCAAACGAGAATAAAGATTTATTAACGTCAAAAGATAAGAAACAAATAATTTCTACTTCAGAATTACAATCAGCTTTAAAATCCTGTCAACAAACTGCTTACATCTCTTGTGAAATCGCTTTAAAATATAGTAATGAAATTAATAAAATATTACGAAATCTTATCAAGAGTTTAGATCAGGAAATCTCCATATCACATCAACACAAAAATAAAGAGCTTAAAAAATCATTTGACCAAGTTATCTCAGCTATTAAAGAGATTTTAAATAAAGATATTGACGAATTAAAATCATCTTTAGCTAAGAAAAAAATACATTTATCAGATTATAGTATCGTCTTATTTGGACGCACAAGAGCTGGAAAAAGCACTCTTAGGGAAGCCTTAACTAATGGTGATGGTAGCACCATCGGCAAGGGAGGGCAACGCACCACCAGAGATGTCCACGAATATCAATGGAATCATCTACGATTGATAGATACTCCGGGTATTGAAGCCTATAACGGAGAAGAAGATACCCATAAGGCAACAAAAAAGGTTGATGAAGCGGATATGGTGTTATTCCTCACTAGCGATGATTCGGTGCAACCCGGAGAATTTGAAGAAATGGCAAGGTTAACCCAAATCAATAAGCCTTTTATTGTTCTTTTAAATGTTAAGACAAAATTAGAAACTGAAACACAATTAAATAGATTTTTAACTAAACCAGACAGAATTTTTGATCAGGAAAGATTATCAGGACATCATAATCATATCCAAAAATGCGTTAGTCAACATCTCAATATTAATCAAGTTCAAATTATTGATATTCAAGCAAGGGCTGGATTTTTAAGTAATTTACCAGAATATAAGAATTATAAAACTAAATTATGGGAATTAAGTCGATTAGATCAAGTTTATTCCATTATTGCAGAAGATATTTATAGTAATGGCAATAAAAGACGGGCTTCTACATTTTTTGATGGCACAAAAGTCTTGATAAATAACATAAAACAACAATTATTAATTATTAAACAAGATATTAATTCTCAAATTACTTTTTTACAGAAAGAAGAAAAAGAATTAAAAAAACTATTTAATGATTTTATTAAAGATAAGGATAAAAAAATTGATACTGACGTAAGAGCTATATTTAGTCGATTTACACAAACAATTCCAGCCTTTATTGATGAAACAGCAGGGAAAAAAAATGCTGAAACAAAATGGAAAGATAAACAAAAAGAATTAGAAGACAAGCTAAAAGAATCTATACCTACAATATTTAAAACGATGGAGATAGAATTAAAAGAAAAACTCTCAGAATTTGAAAAAGAATATAGTTATGATGCCAAAAATATAAATTTTAATATCAATTTTGACAAGGTAAATGAAGGAATATTTGGCAATGTACTTAGAGGCTTAGGTATATTATTAGGTGCGATAGGTGTGGCAGTCTTTTTTTCCAATCCTGTTATTCCGGCTATTGGTCTTGGTTTAACTGCTATTTTTAATTGGATTTCTGATAAGGTGAAAAAAGATGAAAAAAGAAAATTCAATGAAGAAAAGGAAAAAAGAAAAAATGATCTAGTTGCACAATTAAAGAAGAAAGAAAAAGAATTAATAATTGAACTCCAAAATGAAGTTAAGCCAAAACTAAAAGAGATTGAAAAAGATATTTTATCTCCTTTAGAATTTTCTCTTAAAGAGTTATCATTTATTAACCAACAAATATTTATAGCTGAACAGGCAATAGAAAAACAACTGAATGAGTTAAAAAATGATCATGAACTGATGGAACAAAGTTTCAATGACTAA
- a CDS encoding 50S ribosome-binding GTPase, translating into MSNLKFTQQSEAVNNLVKFSLARLSNYSHPEVQMLLEDYNNFWHEHQKQPTLTISFIGQYNAGKSTLIKSLTGDSAIAISSEICTDKITEYSWNDVLLVDTPGIYAGRNDHDEITLNKISRSDLLVFVVPNELFNPQGAEFFKRVAEDMQRVGQMMLVINKMSRETGEISELLKTIQEVLKPHHHQDFYTCFIDANYYLESRYENDEDEKEFLLEESNFNNFLESLEILIENNKLSAKLITPLHKLSDLLTILSNQFNQEENVGNNLLELLRRKESILKASQVRAKNIYISALDQLEHEIIMIGDKVANKIDGNHQEDEIREEINNCDNEMKILTETTINNINNDLKSEIEDLENKLQELEDSPLGKAIELELQEMKKNSDYNHKNLNSNYAVGKVASNTLHSVGSFASKATRNFVYDAGKMLGVKFKPWGAFKMAKNIRFAGPLLAVFGVGIDLFMAFKEEGDRAKYEEELQKGRTDVRQDYRNLAKEISNDYKVSIANSLDFYNEEIYDLNLKRNELIEKDQTKEKMMKEVKELLIKVKYEISKLSN; encoded by the coding sequence ATGTCTAATTTAAAATTTACTCAACAATCTGAAGCTGTTAATAATTTAGTTAAATTCAGTTTAGCTAGATTAAGTAATTATTCACATCCTGAAGTTCAAATGTTATTAGAAGACTATAATAACTTTTGGCATGAGCATCAAAAACAGCCAACTTTAACCATTTCTTTTATTGGTCAATATAATGCAGGAAAATCTACTTTAATTAAATCATTAACCGGAGATTCAGCTATTGCCATTAGTTCTGAAATTTGCACGGATAAAATAACAGAATATAGTTGGAATGATGTTTTATTAGTTGATACGCCCGGAATTTACGCAGGAAGAAATGATCATGATGAAATCACCCTCAATAAAATTTCTCGCTCAGATTTATTAGTTTTTGTTGTGCCAAATGAATTATTTAATCCTCAAGGTGCTGAGTTTTTTAAACGAGTGGCAGAAGATATGCAAAGAGTTGGACAAATGATGTTAGTTATTAATAAAATGAGTCGTGAAACAGGAGAAATAAGTGAACTTTTAAAAACTATTCAAGAAGTGCTGAAACCTCATCACCATCAAGATTTTTATACCTGTTTTATTGATGCTAATTATTATTTAGAATCTCGTTATGAAAATGATGAAGATGAGAAAGAGTTTTTATTAGAAGAATCTAATTTTAATAATTTCTTGGAATCTTTGGAAATACTTATTGAGAATAATAAATTATCAGCAAAGTTAATTACCCCTTTACATAAATTATCTGATTTACTAACAATATTATCAAATCAGTTTAATCAGGAAGAAAATGTGGGTAATAACTTATTGGAATTATTAAGACGAAAAGAAAGTATTTTAAAAGCATCTCAGGTTAGAGCAAAAAATATTTATATTTCTGCTTTAGATCAATTAGAGCATGAAATAATTATGATTGGTGATAAAGTAGCCAATAAAATAGATGGAAACCACCAAGAAGATGAAATTAGGGAAGAAATTAATAATTGTGATAACGAGATGAAAATATTAACGGAAACAACGATCAATAATATTAATAATGATTTAAAATCAGAAATTGAGGATCTCGAAAATAAATTACAAGAATTAGAAGATTCTCCGTTAGGAAAGGCTATTGAATTAGAGTTACAAGAAATGAAGAAAAATTCAGACTACAATCATAAAAATTTAAACTCTAATTATGCTGTGGGAAAAGTTGCATCTAATACCCTTCACAGTGTCGGAAGTTTCGCATCTAAAGCTACGAGAAATTTTGTTTATGACGCTGGAAAAATGTTAGGGGTAAAATTCAAGCCTTGGGGCGCATTTAAGATGGCTAAAAATATTAGATTTGCTGGTCCTCTTTTAGCTGTATTTGGCGTGGGAATTGATCTATTTATGGCGTTTAAGGAAGAAGGTGATCGAGCTAAATATGAAGAAGAATTACAGAAAGGAAGAACCGATGTAAGACAAGATTATCGTAATTTAGCCAAAGAAATCAGCAACGATTATAAAGTCAGTATTGCCAATTCTTTAGATTTTTATAATGAGGAAATATATGACTTAAATTTAAAAAGAAATGAATTGATTGAAAAGGATCAAACAAAAGAAAAAATGATGAAAGAAGTTAAGGAATTATTAATCAAAGTTAAGTATGAAATTAGTAAGTTGAGCAATTAA
- a CDS encoding PEP-CTERM sorting domain-containing protein — protein MPISNQIKSIAYGVLISSFFTIALQGEAKGATLTIDDFSQAGTANDSCSFLNYGQCVYFNGTGVLTNTQTGFNEANVVGGSRQFDIAGSNLNGTTPAVIRNSANFGRSTDGQFLLIGNQGGFNSRGTATYNANGAGLNLGSGNARDFDLSAFDFFEFIFSDLDQDAMLTLNFTSDLGGTPIIQSLSQDLVAFAPSETTRTVQFDLGLFTNIDFTDIDVISFAIEGRANNLDAQFDLVQFNSAEVPEPSALIPILGLGGLILTSRRKKPNQDKNDKID, from the coding sequence ATGCCAATCAGCAATCAAATAAAATCAATTGCCTATGGTGTTTTGATTAGTTCTTTTTTTACTATAGCTCTACAGGGAGAGGCGAAGGGCGCTACCCTTACTATTGATGATTTCAGTCAAGCTGGAACTGCAAATGATTCCTGTAGCTTTCTGAACTATGGTCAGTGTGTTTATTTTAATGGTACTGGGGTGCTAACCAATACTCAAACTGGATTTAATGAAGCAAACGTAGTAGGTGGCTCAAGACAATTCGATATAGCCGGAAGTAATTTGAATGGGACGACACCTGCAGTTATTCGAAACTCAGCGAACTTCGGTCGTAGTACAGATGGACAATTTCTGCTAATAGGAAATCAAGGTGGATTCAATAGTAGAGGCACTGCTACTTACAACGCAAATGGGGCTGGTTTAAATCTGGGGTCTGGAAACGCAAGAGACTTCGATTTGAGTGCTTTTGATTTTTTTGAATTTATTTTTAGCGACCTAGACCAAGATGCGATGTTAACTTTAAATTTTACCAGTGATTTAGGAGGTACACCTATTATTCAGTCTTTGTCTCAAGACCTCGTCGCTTTTGCTCCATCTGAAACTACAAGAACTGTACAGTTTGATTTAGGGCTTTTTACGAATATCGATTTTACCGATATTGATGTGATTTCATTTGCCATTGAAGGTAGAGCAAATAATTTAGATGCTCAATTTGATCTGGTTCAATTTAACAGCGCTGAAGTACCTGAACCCAGCGCACTCATCCCCATTCTCGGTTTAGGAGGTTTAATCCTCACATCTCGTAGAAAAAAGCCTAATCAAGATAAAAATGACAAAATAGACTAA
- a CDS encoding mechanosensitive ion channel family protein, producing the protein MVNFLSPLGLSFQKIVILAQIEVPKGLSEDLVNKITWQKILFGLVAIFIAYGATTVIQKVTNWLAEKVPRSYRLLIKQSLPFWKGLILVITIAYLVHLFLNLSEANLIALTGTLAVALGFAFKDYISSIIAGVVALFETPYRVGDRISIADHYGEVVGYGLRGIQIQTPDDNLVTIPHNKTWTEPISNANAGELEAQVATEFFLDHQADHEKVIDILYQAAYSSRYTQLKLPIVVVMKEEIWGTRFKLRCYPMDARDEFVYQTDLIRRVKQAFLIHQMPYCRAPMISDTLL; encoded by the coding sequence ATGGTCAATTTTTTATCACCTTTGGGCTTATCCTTTCAGAAAATCGTTATTTTAGCTCAAATCGAAGTACCAAAAGGATTGTCAGAAGATTTAGTCAATAAGATTACTTGGCAAAAAATTCTTTTTGGTTTAGTTGCTATTTTTATTGCCTATGGCGCAACTACTGTAATCCAAAAAGTGACTAATTGGCTAGCGGAAAAAGTGCCTCGCAGTTACCGATTACTAATTAAACAATCTTTACCCTTTTGGAAGGGATTAATTTTAGTTATTACCATCGCTTATCTAGTTCACCTATTCCTTAATCTTTCAGAAGCTAATTTGATCGCCTTAACTGGTACATTGGCGGTGGCGCTCGGTTTTGCCTTCAAAGACTATATTAGCTCGATTATTGCTGGGGTAGTTGCCCTATTTGAGACACCCTATCGAGTGGGAGACCGAATTTCTATCGCTGATCATTATGGTGAAGTGGTGGGTTATGGTTTGAGGGGTATTCAAATTCAAACCCCTGATGATAATTTGGTGACTATCCCCCATAATAAGACATGGACAGAACCCATTTCTAATGCTAATGCTGGGGAATTAGAGGCGCAGGTAGCTACGGAGTTTTTTTTGGATCATCAAGCGGATCATGAAAAAGTCATTGATATTCTTTATCAAGCCGCCTACAGTAGCAGATATACTCAGTTAAAGTTACCTATTGTGGTGGTGATGAAGGAGGAAATATGGGGAACTCGTTTTAAGTTACGTTGTTATCCTATGGATGCGAGGGATGAATTTGTCTATCAAACTGATTTGATTCGTCGTGTGAAACAAGCGTTTCTTATTCATCAAATGCCTTATTGTCGGGCGCCGATGATTAGTGACACTTTATTATAA